The Homo sapiens chromosome 5, GRCh38.p14 Primary Assembly genome includes a window with the following:
- the ZNF474 gene encoding zinc finger protein 474: MERGKKKRISNKLQQTFHHSKEPTFLINQAGLLSSDSYSSLSPETESVNPGENIKTDTQKKRPGTVILSKLSSRRIISESQLSPPVIPARRPGFRVCYICGREFGSQSIAIHEPQCLQKWHIENSKLPKHLRRPEPSKPQSLSSSGSYSLQATNEAAFQSAQAQLLPCESCGRTFLPDHLLVHHRSCKPKGEGPRAPHSNSSDHLTGLKKACSGTPARPRTVICYICGKEFGTLSLPIHEPKCLEKWKMENDRLPVELHQPLPQKPQPLPNAQSSQAGPNQAQLVFCPHCSRIFTSDRLLVHQRSCKTHPYGPKYQNLNLGSKGGLKEYTNSKQQRNRAAPSVTDKVIHATQDALGEPGGALCL, encoded by the coding sequence atggaaagaggaaagaagaaaagaatttccaataAGTTACAACAAACTTTTCACCATTCTAAAGAACCCACTTTCCTTATCAACCAAGCTGGGCTTCTCTCTAGTGACTCCTATTCTAGCCTTTCCCCAGAAACAGAGAGTGTTAATCCTGGTGAAAATATAAAGACAGACACTCAGAAAAAGAGACCTGGGACTGTGATACTATCAAAACTGTCAAGTAGAAGAATTATATCGGAAAGCCAGCTTAGCCCCCCTGTGATCCCGGCCCGCAGGCCTGGATTCCGGGTATGCTATATCTGTGGCCGAGAATTTGGGTCCCAGTCAATTGCCATTCATGAACCCCAGTGCTTGCAGAAGTGGCATATTGAAAACAGCAAGTTGCCCAAGCATTTGAGGAGGCCAGAACCCTCCAAACCACAGTCTCTCAGCAGCAGTGGGTCCTACAGTCTTCAGGCAACTAACGAGGCTGCATTTCAGAGTGCCCAGGCTCAGCTGCTGCCCTGTGAATCCTGTGGCCGCACATTCTTGCCAGATCATCTTCTTGTTCATCACAGAAGCTGCAAGCCAAAGGGTGAGGGTCCCAGAGCACCACACTCAAACAGTTCTGATCATCTTACTGGCCTCAAGAAAGCTTGTAGTGGAACCCCAGCCCGACCAAGGACTGTTATCTGCTACATATGTGGTAAGGAATTTGGCACCCTGTCCCTTCCTATTCATGAGCCCAAATGCCTGGAaaagtggaaaatggaaaatgaccGGCTCCCTGTGGAGCTCCACCAGCCACTCCCACAGAAGCCTCAGCCCCTTCCGAATGCACAGTCCAGCCAAGCGGGACCAAATCAAGCTCAGCTTGTGTTCTGCCCACATTGTAGCCGAATCTTTACCTCAGACCGCCTCCTGGTACACCAGAGAAGTTGTAAAACTCATCCTTATGGGCCAAAATATCAGAATTTGAATTTAGGGAGTAAAGGAGGCCTAAAAGAGTACACTAATTCCAAGCAGCAAAGGAACAGGGCAGCACCCAGTGTAACTGATAAGGTAATTCATGCCACACAAGACGCATTAGGTGAACCTGGTGGTGCCCTCTGCCTGTAG